The Malassezia japonica chromosome 9, complete sequence genomic interval cggccgtgcccgacggccgcggctATGGCTAGTTCGCCGCGTCGAAGCGCGCCTTGCTCGCGGCAAAGAGCTGCTCCtgctggcgctgcagctcctctTCCGATAGCCCAGATAGCTCGAAGCGGGATGCTTTGCGTTCGCGTTCCTGCGTCAGAGAAAAGCAAAACACGCACCTTTTGGTGCTGCTTGTGGTCGTTCAGCACGTCCTGCACCTCGCGTGTGTATTTCTCAAAGCCGAGATCAATGAGCGCCTTGACGACGTGATCCGGCGCAATGGTCTTCTTCGAGTCCTTCTCGCACGCCTCGTTCGCCTCTGAGGACACGAGGTGGATAAACTCCACACAGCACTCGATCAGCAGATCGCGCGTGTCCTTCGCGCAGCTCATGTCCGAGGGCAGGTAGTCCTGGATGAGCTTCTGGATGGTCGCCTTGGGGAGCGAAAGCTCCTCATCATCAGGCGCCGTGCTGCCACCAAAGTCCCGTTCGTCGTCCGACATGCTggaccgcgtcgcgtcgtgcgcttcGCACGTGGGTTGCGTCGGGTGACACGTGACGAACGAGCTTCGTAGCATTTGTCAGGCACCATGACGAACGAAccgacgctgcgtgtgACGGACGCGCTGAACGAGCTCGATGACTGCCACATTAAGAGCATCAAGCCTTGTACGTGGGAAAGGCTAATGCAGTGATTCCTCCGCAGATTCTCATGGAGGAGTACCCCATGTCGATGCAGGCCGCACAGaccgtgctcggcggccgccgcgacacCGAAGCGATCGTCAAGGGCCAGCAGGACCGCCTGATTGTCGTCATTGGGCCGTGCTCGGTGCACGACGTGCGTGCGGGTCTCGAgtatgcgcgccgcctcaaGGAGTACGCGGACCAGGCCAAGGATGAGCTGCACATTATCATGCGCGTCTACTTTGAGAagccgcgcacgaccgtCGGCTGGAAGGGTCTGATTAACGACCCGAACCTCGACGGCTCGTACCAGATCAACAAgggcctgcgccttgcgcgtgGCGTCCTGCTTGAGGTCGCCAAGATCGGCCTGCCCGCCGGCACCGAGTTCCTCGACACGATCTCGCCGCAGTACACGGCGGATCTCATCTCGTGGGGCGccatcggcgcgcgcaccaCCGAGTCGCAGGTGCACCGTGAGCTGACCAGCGGTCTGAGCATGCCGGTCGGCTTCAAGAACGGCACGGACGGCTCGGTGACgatcgccgtcgacgcgatcaagtcggcctcgagcgagcacGCGTTCTTGTCGGTGACCAAGCAGGGCATCTCGGCCATTGTCGAGACTACCGTA includes:
- the NCB2 gene encoding negative cofactor 2 transcription regulator complex subunit ncb2 (COG:K; EggNog:ENOG503P4GF), with protein sequence MSDDERDFGGSTAPDDEELSLPKATIQKLIQDYLPSDMSCAKDTRDLLIECCVEFIHLVSSEANEACEKDSKKTIAPDHVVKALIDLGFEKYTREVQDVLNDHKQHQKERERKASRFELSGLSEEELQRQQEQLFAASKARFDAAN
- a CDS encoding 3-deoxy-7-phosphoheptulonate synthase (COG:E; EggNog:ENOG503NVDJ), producing the protein MTNEPTLRVTDALNELDDCHIKSIKPLIPPQILMEEYPMSMQAAQTVLGGRRDTEAIVKGQQDRLIVVIGPCSVHDVRAGLEYARRLKEYADQAKDELHIIMRVYFEKPRTTVGWKGLINDPNLDGSYQINKGLRLARGVLLEVAKIGLPAGTEFLDTISPQYTADLISWGAIGARTTESQVHRELTSGLSMPVGFKNGTDGSVTIAVDAIKSASSEHAFLSVTKQGISAIVETTGNDKCHVILRGSNAGPNYAKEHVEKAAAALEKASLPARIMIDCSHGNSEKKHQNQVRVVESVADQLAQGDANAWNLVGVMLESHLEEGKQSIPASGPQDLKYGQSITDACIGWETTIEALEKLRAGVRARRAKTPPNKQPNAPINEAVLPPQHGTPGFNDDALAHLGK